Within Dermacentor albipictus isolate Rhodes 1998 colony chromosome 3, USDA_Dalb.pri_finalv2, whole genome shotgun sequence, the genomic segment tagggtcgtactcgactCTAACACGCACGCAATTTTTGGGCCCGTTTTATCGGAAGAAAGGtgcgcgttagattcgagtaagtaCGGTATGTCACTACAGATGTTTTCATCGGGTGAGAAGGAGAGGGCGGGCAGTGAGCTTTTCTTCCTCTCAGGCTTGTGTGAGCCGGTGCAACACGGCTTCAATGTGTTGCCAGACGCCTGCTGCAGAACaatttggagatgttttagctAGTTCTACATGAAATTTTTCCACCcatcgtggttgctcagtggctatggtgttcggctgctgagcacgaggtcgcgggatcgaatcctggctatggcggccgcatttcgataggggcgagatgcgaaaacactcgtgtacttagatttaggtgcacgttaaagaaccccaggtggtcgaaatttccggagtcctccactacggcgtgcctcataatcagaaagtcgttttggcacgtaaaacccaataattaaatAAATTACATGAAATTTATGTGATTTCAATTCATATGAGGTCATCGAAGGACCACTGTATAGACCTTTGGTGCAGCGGTAACTATACAGTATGTGGAAATTTCTCTTGGCTGTGCAAACATGCGATGTGTATCATCAGCCGcagtatgtgttgtgaactattttgagAGTATCGGGTTCACTTTATGAAGAGAACAAGTGTCTTTAAATTGCCTGCATGAATTGGAAAATATTCTCACTATGTGATCGCTTGGCATAGGAACTAATGCATAAGAGTGCTCGTGTCCCGCCAACCCAATGCAATGTGGGAACACCTAAGCACCACTCGTTATAAAACATTTGCGTCAGACACCAGCATTGTTCTCACGCATGCCTAAGTTAGCCTCCCATATGAGACTGATGGCTTGCTCAACACAGCAATCACTGCGGTTGGTAAACCAGCATGATGCATATAAGTGATGTGCTctgcctttttgccctgtaatgCATAACATCCAAGGGGAATTGCATAAAAAGAAATCCACAGATATTTGTAAGGATACAATTTCCATAAAACGAGTGTGTTTTGTATAGCTGGACAAACAAGTGTGAAAATTGGTTTTTATCCTCTTGTTTCACGAAAGAAAATGGAAAACTACTACTTGCTGCTGAACCACAGCTTAGAATTGCAGTGAGACTGCTGCAGTAAGGTCAAATTTTTCAACAAAtcttcagaaatacacaattgacaTATGAGGCTGACTATAGACTAAAATTATCACGCTGGGTGTCCTGTCTATCtgaacgccagcagaaattccggccattcTCACTTAATACACTTCAGTacatctcacagaaccgtttcccATGTAGAAGATGCCACATCATACTAAATAATAGACCATGCGAGCGTGAAAACAACTCCCAGAAACTGCCGCCTAACATATGCCTGGCATACAACAAGGAGTTGTATCACTGCCATCACCAGTTGATCTGCATTCACGGAAAAAGTGTCAGCGATTCTCTCACCTTAACTAATATTGCTTTAACTACTGTTGTAATCCcatcccttatgtaataccccagtgtggggtctttaagcaaataaagaaagaaagaagaaagagttCTTGCCCAAACCAGCATGCTGACTGCccacagatggcgccactgcctaCGAAGTATGGCAAGGTCTATAAGTAGCCTTAAGCATTTAAATAGAGAAACTTCTAAGAATTCTGCAGCTCACTTTCAGCCTCTCTCACTATCACAACTAACATTTCCTTTCAGAACAATTTCTGTTGTTTAATCTTCAGCATACCGTTTCATACCCGCTTGTGCTACTTGCCCCAGGAGGAGGGGGAGTTATGTACATAAACACTGCCAAGGAAAGCAGTTATCGATGCCTGACGAAGATTAGTCACTCCCTTGTCAAACTGTGGGCTCTAGCTTGAGCCTTTCTCTGTTGTGACAGCATTTCTTTGCATACTCACAGTCACTTTCTTCAATCTGGCTGTGTGGCCTTAAGGCTGTACTACTAATTGGGAACTCCAATGCAAACAAtgcaatatacagggtgtttctttttcagccacacggattttttgaaaaaagaaagcatcaacTGTGTTGCCGCTAAAGAAGACACGGGAAATGTATGTGGTGGTTATAATAATTCAatgattaaatgttgattataTTTTTCTATTGAGTCAATCAGTCTGTTTTTCAGCTTTGTTCTTCACTCATTTTGTGTTGTATATGTATATCGTATTTCACGCACAAATACGTtgaccttgtctttctttttaagtgttgacaCATTATTGACCTTTTTTTTAACCAAGAGGCCAGGTGGgccaatcctgaagatagtgTAACCTATGATGCAATGTGGTAAACTATAAATTATACCGGCACTAATTATGCCTGTACCAATAATTTTGTCAATTCTGCAACTAATCCTTGCTTCACAAGCACTGTCGAAGCCCATAACAACACTATTGCCTTGTGCAAACCCTGCTTAGTCCAAGATAACTCGCTTCATTTCCCAGAAGTGTGCCATCATGCAGCTTTGACTCAACACATATATATCTACAATGGTGCACCATTTAGAGGGGTATAATGCAATGTGGGTCTTTTTTGTCTTTATTTGCGCTAATCACACTTGTATCATTAATTTTACCTGCTCTACAACTAATTCTCACTTCTTGTCTCATTGAGACTTACAATTTAATACCTCTTGCGACTCGTTACGATGCCCAGAAGAAGCGAGaggaccgttttttttttctggaagtggtTAGAGGATACCCAGATATGCCAAACATGTATGAAGTCAGCTAAGAAGAACTTGTCTTCAAAAAAAGGCTATGATGAGCTTAGTGAACATGACATTTTCGCAGATATATTCTTCAGTGATGTAGACATATTTAACCACTAATACCGTATctactcacataatgatcacactttttttgtCAAAAAGATTGCcgcaaatttaggggtgcgatgaTTAGGCGTGTTAAATTTCCCGTGaaaagaaaaaattgttttcGTCTGGCATTTGTTGCCAGATGACAATAGGTCAACAAACaagcggctgccgctgtaacagtgcgggacaccaaaacaaaaatggtggctgGTGAAGCAAGCTGAACGTGCTGAATgctattttttttcgtttcgtcaGTACACTACGCTCATTGAACCAGTTTCTTCAgcatcagtaatgaataatatcgttaatatcagcaagtcTGTGGCAATTACGTAGCCATGtctactttgaggggacagaaacagagatgggcatgcttagctgccagtgacatagaaacacatggcgggtatGATGCGGAAACTGCgtcatttgtcttcactactatcttaATATGCTaaggtgggtgaatatcttagctgtgttacaagtgtcggcgtatgaatagggtagacttctaacgtatcagtgtaaacgtggctactatcgttgccgctcacgatttgttgcgcgcccacgagtgcagacgagaagcaTCGagaggcgccttttttgttgttgttgttgttgaccacaaccattataaagcctacaaataatgaagtcaaggcaagtttggttatagcttctttttttcatagaagtgtggaaagtgatgaaaggaataaaatggggcatctacttaagaatatTTGGTAGCCAGATAGAATATCTGGCTACCAAATATTTGGAATATCCAcatagcatttgacagcattcgacagatggcaagcgcgatcatcattaactagccttggcacacgacatatcattgcggcaagttcggggtgctatcgttacacaggaaagaaaaataatCGAATTTTCGCAAGAAAATTcgggggtgcgatcattacgcgagtgcaatcattatgcaagtaaatacggtaactcatcagaagactaattaacaagaaattGTACATTATCTTTTTGTGTGCACCTAGGGGAAGCTTACATAACAAATCTGGAGccagtcacattttaatgcatCCCCATTTCTTTTATTCTTGAAATTGCCCCTAACTGAAGAAATTCGTCATCTAATCAATGCTCAATTCATACATTGTCAAAAGTGAGTAACACACTTTTCACAAGCATGTGAGTGCAGGTGTCGATAACAGCCCCAATGTTAACTGTACCTAACAAGTTTGTTTTTAAAATGATATCCCATTGAAGTTCATTGTGAGTTGCCAACATTTGGACTCGTGGACAAGTTGCACAAAATCACATTACACAACTCGTCCTTACGTTCATAAAGCTTAGTGACCAAAACTAAAGCTACAATTGTAAGTAAGGGGTACTAAGGAATATTGTTTGCAATATGCAATCTCAGAAAATGTTAGACTTGCAATGCATTTACATTTAATTTTGTAGTAATTTCTAGCTATACCGAATTTTGCACAGATAAGAAAGACAGGAGTAGACAGCTTTTCTCGCTAAACAAATGGCTTGTTTATGTGCACACTTTGCAAAGCAGTGATATTTCGTAGTGCATATTTTGCAGCAGTGCTATGTTTAAGTACTGTAGCTGCCTGTTCATTTCAGGTGAAATCTGAAGTGTGCGTCATCTGTGGCTATGGCACACAGACAAAAATTGTATGAATCATAGCTTTTCTCAGCAATAAATATCATGGCAATGTCTGTTACTGCTATGACAAGACAAGATACATACAGGCAAGCACTTGCAATAAAATGCATTATTTTGAAGGGCACGCATATAAATACTACTTTAGGAAAATTTTTTAACACTAACATGCCAGCGGTATAGCTGGAAGAGCCCTTTTGTATGCacagttgaacctcgatataactAAGGTAAAACCGGCAATTTGCTTCGATGTTGTGAAATTTCGCCGATTGAAATTCAACCATCTATGCACGTAAGTAAAGTCGCCGATCGATTcttcttacacggaaaggggtCGCCGAATTTTCAGGCAAttggaaaaagcaaatttgagtGAGAAAACAATACATTTCGATGGATTTGGGAGTCAGCGACAAAATGatgcggtttcatgccacgtcgacgTTATCTTCACATGGGCGGTGcgcgaattaagcgaagccagccacgctttcgcgcgCACTCCCCCACCCCCGCGGCTGATAACGTCGCCCGCACTCGGACGACGCTATCACGAAAAGCGCTGGCAGCGGGGAGCGAGTGCTTCGTCTGCGTCTCGCTCCAATGGGTCactcgagattacacaacctTCGACAATAAACACGCGGGACGACAGCTTGCATGgtgccacgccgtctcggcacgcccactctttgcaaaCACGACAGATTAcatctaaagcagggtgcgcggctgcgtatgtgctcagttgtgcttacagccatgcgcagccacggccgagacgcACGCCGGATATAGAGAAACGCGCTaacttatccccccccccccgcccccttgcgcgcgcttgatcgcgttaccgcgagctctccaccctccccctctttcctttTGCTCGCACGGGTAGGTGGCACTAgtgcgtgaagccaccatctttctttctcaccccCGCACaatttcactcgcacctaaagcacaaagtgcgcggggcgcgataggatcttagcgcacttggactttatatggaacatgatgtggctctacttcggcggtcgctcttgtcgcgCTACAGGCGATTTGATCGCGTGCGTGTGCAAGCAGCTGCTCGTAATTCAATCATTCGACCATCTGCATCCATGgaagttttcatttattgtctcggcattcctttgctgcggaagcgaaatttcgttataatgaaatcgcatacaaacacgcttcgttatattgaggttctaattacGTGGTGTTCTTGGACAataggttatgaaaagttaaatactccGTTATATCGAAAATTTTGTTAcactgaagttcgttatatcgagatttaaCTGCAACGGCTTTCCTTATATTTGTGCAACATTTTGAAATTTCCACTTCCATGTGGATTACTGTTATATTGGTGCCCCTAAAAGGTTTTGATGAACTTGACTTATGACTGCTGGTGACTGACTTGCAGGTTAATTGTGATCCCCCTAGAGTTTCCTAAGGTGCGTCCAATGGTCGagcacacaagcattttttgcatttgccCCACTTAAAAGTAGCTGCCACGGTCAGGTATCAAAACCAGGACTTCAAATTTGGCAGTAGAATGTTGCCAGTGTTGGTGCATTGTGCAGCGGGTGAGGGAGAGAAGCGTGAAGGAGACATGCTGACCTCGAgttgtattttttctttttcttcttctcggcACTTGTACAGAGCAGCAGCATAGCTGAGATGAGGCCAAACAGCTGGACAAAGGCAAAGCTCATGCACACAATGCCCACAATGTAGAGCCGCTTCATGATCCACAGGTGCAACTTGCGGTAGCAGCCCTGCATCACAGAgggaggaagcaaaaaaaaagcaccaggTGAGGGGGAGGCCTTATGCCTGACCTCCACACTGGACTAATAGTGACAACATCTATATAATACTCGAGAGTTCTGCGAAATACCTTCTGGTCAGGTAAAACCATTGTTATGAAAAAAGTGGGCCACTAACCATAGTCAAAGCAAAATGACATTTGTAGATTCATAAAGATCTTGAAATGGCGTTTTGTTTTTAGAATGGTCGGcaacctgctttttttttatgcgaagcatattacgagagctcaacccagctcctcaggcgcggcggtgtcgccttgaataccacgtgacaccgtgacgtcactacagaaaagaaacggggctcgaactcgcgccgtcgctcgcggcgtcgcggcggtatataagcagctgcgcttgcctctgctagaggctcacgaggtgagatgcctcctggagacagagctgctcgttggaatgagaagcgaaggttgcgacgtgctacagagactgtttctaggtggctttggctcaactcttgcaagatgggctgggtgggaatcgaaccagggtctccggagtgtgagacggagacgctaccactgagccacgagtacgatgcttcaaagtggtacaaaagcgcctctagtgaatgcggtgttgccttagaaacgagctgtttaaggctcaggcgtgcgtcgcttgctcaggcgcacatttcgttgccgcgccgaacgctgcgttgctcgacgctcaccgcgtccaatgcggggcgcgtactcgctgcgccgtagcccattgtcatacaccccttggcgggtcgacgggaacgctgtcgcgttccactcttgaaggcgaagcagagtaacgcatgagttgtttcttcgtctagccgaaccaaatatagccaagcaacagcagttcatcaggctaaacagtggttcaacaactaaaataaaggctagtatgcttcgcatcctgggcttaaccttagctaagccacagccattttttctaacAATGACTACATTGCAGTGTCTACTGACATGAGTGCAACAATTTTATATAAGATATAAAACTGTTGATCCCCACTACCATCATCATCTAGCTATTTTATCTCCATTGCTGGACAAAGCCCTCTCCCAGCAATTTCCAATTATTTCTGCCTTGCCTAAGTCAAATCCACTCCATGCTTGTGAATCGCCTGACGTCATCAGGATACTTAACCCTCCACTTCCCTCAACTGCGTCTCTCTTCTCTCACGGCCTGTTCTGTAATACTAAAGCACTATCACATGACTTAGTCAACTCCACTCTTTGCTCAATTTATTTTAATATCAACACCCCACGTTTACTCTCTGATGCTGAGTTTCAATGGCATATTCATAGTTGTTCGAAAGCTATGCCACAGAGCACTGTCTTCCGGCAGAAAGCATGCACTCCTAATATGCATTCGGAACAATTTCACTCCAGCCAGAGCAACCAGAGGCACTCTTACACAAAAGCATACGGCACAACTGCGCTGTCCATCAACTCGGCAGCACTTGCTCCACCTTACAGATTTACTGAGACTTTATTGTCTCATTCAATATTCAAGTGCTTCGACTTTTCTACTGCACTTATTCTTCCATCTAGGCTGTCTTTAAAATGCAACTGTTGGGTTTGATCCCTAGACCAAGACAAATTCTATTTAAACCATAAATGCTCGTAACAAACCTGTGCGGGTCTATTTAGTATTTTCATGCTGCTTTTGGGAAGTTGCCAACTTAGCCCTTTCTTAGCACTACTCTGCGAATGATCAGCTCTTGTTAGGGTCCCCCATTTTGAAGTAGAGTGCAATGTAAAAGGAAAGGCTCTATTTCGGACAATATCCAAGCTACCTGCAACATTTGATTTCAAAACAAGCACAGAGCCACGAATAGGCTTGAGACATCTTCCTCAACAATACTGGCTTTCAGAACTGTAACACCAGGCTAAACAACTTTGGATGAGCTTCACAGTAGCTGTAAGTATATGCGAAGGTAAGCTAATCTGCAAAGCGTTCAAACGGAAAACTACTTGGCCACTGAGATAGAAGTGAGTGCCGCACTGACCCCCTCGTGGATGAGACGCGGGTTCTTGGAAGTGGCGCACGCTGTGCCGTTAACAAACTCCTCCAGGCAGCACGACTGGGGCACCCACTCTTCGTTGGGCCACGCTGAAATGCGGTGCCAGTCGCGGTAGCTGTGGACGCCGCAACACTCAAACTGCACAGGCATCAAGCAAACAACCACGTATGTTCATCTCGCAGGTATGCACTTctcataaagaaaaaagaaggaaagaaacaaaggtAGGCTACAGGCCATTGTTTCCCACAATTATGCGTAAGCACGCAATATCTGTTGTCATGAAAGTAAACACCTTTTCAGGCACTCATGTATATCCATCACTGATGCATTCATGTGGCGACGCGAGGTCAAGGAGATGAGGAGGCATGATACAGTTGAACTTCATTATAATCAAGTCGCATCTTATATGAAAATAAATTTGTTATACACGATATTTGTCataagcatatatttgttacacGCTGGTGAATGCAAGAACAATTTCATATTTACTTTATTAAATTCGATAATGTGTTATATGCATGCCATCAAGACTCAAGTGTACTGCGACATTTTTATATTTTCATTGTCAACGCAAGCAGCAAGGTAACACACCACCCACTCAGAAAATGCACCACTAAAGGACTTGCTGCTTTGGCAGTTGCCATGAGCTGTCCCATCGCAAGTTGCAGGAACAACTTGTGCATCTGAAACAAGTAGTCCCCTTAACCAGAAAAACGACCAGGCTATCAGGTGGCCAGACAAAGGCACGAAGTTATTGTACAATTAACTCTCTTTGAAACCAGGGAAACACCCCCCATTTGAATGCCCTTTTAAATATTACACATCTTCGCATTTGTCGCAGATTTATAGCAAGGTATCTGACACTTTTCACAAGGTTATACATGTATTACAGTCAGATCTTGTCATAATGAAGTTGCACACATCACGAAAATACTTTTGCGTTATATATGATACTTGTTACAAGCATACACACTGATTTCAGGTAAAATAGTATTAGAGAATTTTAGACTTCCTTCATTACATCCAATAACTTATTATTCTCATGTTTTTTATATTGATGTTCTACAATATTATATTTAATTCTTCCTGTCTAGTGCGCGCAGTTAACCTCTAGAGGATGGCTATGGAGTTTGCTAGGCAAGTGCTATGCAGCAGAACAGAAGGTCGCTCGCCTTTGTGTGGATCTGGTCCCAGAGCTCGGCAAGCCCATTGTCGCTATCCGGGTCGTACTTGTGCTCAATGCCCACCTTCAGTTCCTCCATTAGTGACTGGCCAATCTACAAATGTGCACAAAGAGAACAGGTGTGGCAAAACGTATGAAGCAGCTTTGCAATCGGCAGTGATGGCGATGCATATCTCCTAACGTTATTTGCAAGGCGATCATCTCACACTAGTCACTAGCTGAAAGTGTCCTTCATGCAACGGTAAGTCAGGTGAACTGATGAGGAATGTCAGGGCTATTAGGATCATTGAGCACAACCATTTTCGTAAAATCCTTTGCCAGACACAAGACGGTGGATATTATAGCTTGAAGCACAGGTTGAGAACAGCACCACCCGTTAACATTGTCACAACAGCCTGCCGAAAATTATTTACTGATGTGGCATCAAGCAAAGCCtgattaagaaaaatgggggccctgAGCTAATGGTCATGTTTACATGACCACTAGCTCAGGGCCCCCAATTTTAATCTCCCTTTCTCCCTTTCCCCTCTTTCAGTGTTTGCTACTCCACTGCTACGCTACTGGAATATACCCCAGGCTTCAATCCAACTGCTCCAAATTAAGAAAGAACAAAATGCGATCAATGGGATTCATGCGACAGTAATGTGTTAGcattagatttaaaaaaaaataaattatggggttttacgtgcaaaaaccacgatctgattatgagacacactgtaacgagggactccggaaatctggaccacctgggcttctttaacgtgcacataaatctatgtacatgtgtgttttcgcatttcacccccatcgaaatgccgccgctgTGTCCAGTATATGAACCCGccacctcgagcttagcagcccaacagcattaGTTTTACAGCACATAGAAGAAAAATGCAGCCAGCAACACGACTACTGGAATGTGCAACACATGTCAGTTTCATGGCTGAAGCACCGAGTGTCGGGGAACGGCCATGTGGGCTGAGCGCACATGGCCGAGCAGCAACTGTGCGGAGCAGCTGTGCGGAGAATTCTAGAACCCTCGGCTCGCTGCCTCTTCTTTCCTTGGCAGCGTACACAAACTGACATCTACGTTTTCATTCATGTCACCATTCTAACGCTAGAAAAGCAGGCTGAGCTAGCTTCCTGATTCCTGAAGGCCTCACAGTTGCACTCACTGCTCCGACTGCGAGTATTAAAAATTTCATCATCTAATAAGGTAAATATTCACTATTTATGCAGGACTTTTGGGGCACGTTGGAA encodes:
- the Tsp5D gene encoding tetraspanin-4 isoform X2, with the translated sequence MASGDPDAFSEVPGVGAMGRTGYTCVRRTLCCYNLLFWILGCGVTGVGVWLHVAYGGYSTLLPTHRVLSADGLCLTAGAITFLVAFLGCCGAWFQSRCMLATYFVLVILIFLLEFAAGTLGFIYRRHIGQSLMEELKVGIEHKYDPDSDNGLAELWDQIHTKFECCGVHSYRDWHRISAWPNEEWVPQSCCLEEFVNGTACATSKNPRLIHEGGCYRKLHLWIMKRLYIVGIVCMSFAFVQLFGLISAMLLLCTSAEKKKKKKYNSRYIQYAAMV